A genome region from Bradyrhizobium commune includes the following:
- a CDS encoding ATP-binding protein, whose protein sequence is MSTVHAFGPFRLDANAGILFHGTEPVALGRRAVALLRVLVEKSGEPVARDALVEAAWAGLAIEDSNLSVQIAALRKALGAEPGGDRWIETLPRRGYRFVGPSTGSSQQGPTAERTSVVAPRSRWLVGRRGLLQKLDGTMRRMLGGERQVAFVTGEAGIGKTSFVEMAAEQLSRHGVDFLAGQCTERFGTNEPFLPLIDALTTRCRGPGGSSLVEAIRSHAPTWLLQMPGFLEGVDRAAFQNEVFGATRERMLREFCDLLEALGADRPWALIIEDMHWSDFATVDVLSRFARGDRRTSILVLGTYRPDDATAQGHPVRRLHQDLEIHGRCSELQLDRLSSMEVKHHLALRFQDEELASVLSGPMFGRSQGQPLFIASLVDYFVNQESIVQIDGAWRLGSGIAISDDVVPKDLSNLITHRIDRLTDDERQLLEVASVAGSECPAALVAAGLARDEMQTEEILAELTRRDRTLVSSGVSEWPDGTYSGSYAFHHILYQNVLYQRLPPARRVQVHRRMGERLERGYAGRTENIAASLALHFEQSRDFPRALRYLSQAAENSAKRLGHEEATNYLSRALGILDRLGATDQYGARINLLRQRSWALRSAGDLGGSVRDLNEMIATAAAAGQLRQEVNGLLAVSRFCLHADRRVCLHASDEALAKSEALEDDALKALVQGSSASINLYLKGWSEKDAALCQKALQATAEARDHSTLIRRYGIEGILECWRSHYQECRRTGTDGKRLAQEVGDVYIFVLFNVLESTALLHLGEWRQLQRETVAALALAERNANRPAIALCRLTLAWLHVEAMDFEGARQLCESVDEAVLDENPFAFFFQRAVLAKAFVGMNEPQRARELFDDVTSRLDADGICLDFTIYTQLYHCLGEYGLQTGDLAQARSSAAKLHDYAAPAPDRNHLVQALGLLAKIACAAGDLDEARLQLARALSVLDNADMPLAAWRIHRTAAEIYASLGEAAEAARHRVRFEQIIRKLAENFDPTDKLRSSLLAAIDAPHQD, encoded by the coding sequence ATGTCGACGGTCCATGCTTTCGGTCCATTCCGTCTCGACGCGAATGCGGGCATCCTGTTCCACGGTACCGAGCCTGTGGCTCTTGGTCGGCGCGCGGTGGCGCTGCTTCGCGTGCTGGTCGAGAAATCCGGCGAGCCGGTCGCCAGGGACGCCCTCGTCGAGGCTGCGTGGGCAGGGCTTGCGATTGAAGACAGCAATCTCTCGGTGCAGATTGCGGCTCTGCGCAAAGCTCTCGGTGCCGAACCTGGCGGCGACCGCTGGATCGAGACGCTGCCGCGCCGCGGGTATCGCTTTGTCGGGCCGAGTACTGGAAGCTCGCAACAAGGACCGACGGCCGAGCGAACATCGGTCGTCGCTCCCCGATCTCGCTGGCTCGTCGGGCGACGCGGCCTGCTCCAGAAGCTGGACGGCACGATGCGACGCATGCTTGGTGGAGAGCGGCAGGTCGCTTTCGTCACTGGCGAGGCCGGCATCGGTAAGACCTCGTTTGTCGAGATGGCAGCCGAGCAATTATCCCGACATGGCGTCGACTTCCTCGCCGGGCAGTGTACCGAGCGCTTCGGCACCAACGAGCCGTTTCTTCCGCTGATCGACGCCTTGACGACGCGCTGTCGCGGACCGGGCGGGTCGTCCCTTGTGGAGGCCATTCGCTCCCATGCGCCGACCTGGCTGTTGCAGATGCCGGGCTTCCTTGAGGGAGTGGATCGTGCCGCGTTTCAAAACGAGGTGTTCGGAGCGACGCGGGAGCGGATGCTGCGGGAATTCTGCGACCTGCTTGAGGCATTGGGCGCAGATCGCCCATGGGCCCTCATTATCGAAGACATGCATTGGAGCGATTTCGCGACGGTGGATGTCCTGTCGCGCTTCGCGCGCGGGGATCGCAGGACATCAATACTCGTTCTCGGCACCTACCGGCCCGACGACGCAACCGCACAAGGCCATCCGGTTCGCCGCCTGCACCAGGATCTGGAGATCCACGGACGATGCAGCGAGTTGCAACTCGATCGACTGTCGAGCATGGAGGTCAAACACCACCTGGCTCTGCGTTTCCAGGACGAGGAGCTGGCCTCGGTGCTCTCCGGGCCCATGTTCGGACGCAGCCAGGGGCAACCGCTGTTCATCGCTTCCCTCGTGGATTACTTTGTCAACCAGGAGTCGATCGTCCAGATCGATGGCGCTTGGCGCCTCGGTTCCGGAATTGCTATCTCCGACGATGTTGTACCGAAAGATCTGAGCAATTTGATTACGCATCGGATCGATCGACTGACCGATGACGAGCGTCAACTCCTGGAGGTTGCCAGCGTAGCTGGGAGCGAATGCCCCGCCGCCCTGGTGGCTGCCGGATTGGCGCGTGACGAGATGCAGACCGAGGAGATCCTCGCGGAACTCACCCGGAGGGATCGCACCCTGGTGTCATCAGGAGTGTCTGAATGGCCCGACGGGACCTATTCGGGATCGTACGCGTTTCATCATATTCTCTATCAGAATGTGCTCTATCAGAGGCTGCCCCCGGCGCGACGAGTCCAGGTCCATCGCCGCATGGGTGAGCGGCTGGAACGGGGGTATGCCGGCCGCACGGAGAATATCGCAGCGAGCCTCGCGCTGCATTTCGAGCAGAGCCGTGACTTCCCGCGCGCGTTGCGCTACCTGAGCCAGGCGGCAGAGAACTCCGCAAAACGCCTCGGCCACGAGGAGGCAACCAATTATCTGTCTCGTGCGCTCGGAATTCTGGATCGTCTGGGTGCGACGGATCAATATGGAGCCCGCATCAACTTGCTGCGTCAACGCAGTTGGGCCCTGCGCTCGGCCGGCGATCTCGGCGGCTCGGTCCGCGACCTGAACGAGATGATCGCGACAGCTGCAGCGGCCGGCCAGCTTCGTCAGGAAGTGAATGGACTCCTGGCCGTGAGCCGGTTCTGCCTTCATGCCGACCGGCGGGTGTGCCTTCACGCCTCCGACGAAGCGCTGGCCAAGAGCGAAGCGCTCGAGGATGACGCCCTGAAGGCGCTGGTCCAGGGCAGCAGTGCCAGCATCAATCTGTACTTGAAGGGCTGGAGCGAGAAGGACGCGGCACTCTGCCAGAAGGCCTTGCAGGCGACGGCCGAGGCGCGCGACCACAGCACGCTGATCCGGCGGTATGGGATCGAGGGAATCCTCGAGTGCTGGCGGTCACATTATCAGGAATGCCGCCGCACGGGGACGGACGGCAAGAGGCTGGCTCAGGAGGTTGGCGACGTCTACATCTTCGTGCTGTTCAATGTACTGGAGTCGACCGCGCTGCTTCACCTCGGCGAATGGCGACAATTGCAGCGCGAGACCGTCGCCGCGCTGGCGCTCGCGGAGAGAAATGCCAATCGCCCGGCGATCGCATTGTGCCGCCTGACGCTAGCCTGGCTCCATGTCGAGGCGATGGACTTTGAAGGAGCCCGCCAGCTCTGCGAAAGCGTCGACGAGGCGGTTCTCGACGAAAACCCCTTCGCGTTCTTCTTCCAGCGGGCCGTTCTGGCGAAAGCGTTTGTCGGCATGAACGAGCCGCAACGCGCGCGCGAGCTGTTCGACGATGTCACGAGTCGCCTCGATGCGGATGGCATTTGCCTGGATTTCACCATCTACACACAACTCTATCACTGCCTCGGCGAATACGGGCTTCAGACAGGTGATCTCGCCCAGGCGCGATCGTCGGCTGCAAAGCTCCATGACTATGCCGCGCCGGCTCCCGACCGCAATCATCTGGTGCAGGCGCTTGGCCTGCTTGCGAAGATAGCGTGTGCCGCAGGCGATCTGGACGAGGCGCGGTTGCAATTGGCGCGTGCGCTCTCGGTTCTGGACAACGCCGACATGCCGCTTGCCGCTTGGCGGATTCATCGGACGGCGGCGGAGATCTATGCAAGTCTTGGCGAGGCGGCCGAGGCGGCCAGGCACCGGGTTCGCTTCGAGCAGATCATACGGAAGCTTGCCGAGAATTTCGATCCAACAGACAAATTGCGATCGTCGCTCCTCGCCGCTATCGATGCCCCGCACCAGGACTGA
- a CDS encoding LysR family transcriptional regulator: MELRHLRYFLALAEELSFTRAAERVGIAQPPFSQQIQALEQEVGVRLVDRTPRHVALTEAGSVFADRVRSILSRIGEAVVVTQQVGRGMSGHVCVGFTESGCFHPAVTRTLLEFRQAYPALHVTLQENSSTNLVAMIRDGTVDAAFIRPPFEADEVVAYTPLLHERMVVAVPKRHRLASRKATTLAGLSDEVFVFYHRDVRPGLTDVVIAACERSGFRPRLSQEAPQLTSTLNLVAAGLGIAIVPESLRHLRTNDIVYLRLTGDAPQAALGLASRADVRSAALGNFISVALRIARDHKK; the protein is encoded by the coding sequence ATGGAACTGAGACACCTGCGCTACTTCCTCGCCCTCGCGGAGGAGCTGAGCTTTACGCGCGCGGCTGAGCGGGTCGGCATCGCGCAGCCGCCATTCTCGCAGCAGATTCAGGCGCTGGAGCAGGAGGTGGGTGTCCGTCTCGTGGATCGAACGCCGCGCCATGTGGCGTTGACGGAGGCCGGTTCGGTCTTCGCGGACCGGGTCCGTTCGATTCTGTCCCGCATCGGCGAGGCCGTGGTGGTGACGCAACAGGTTGGACGGGGCATGTCGGGCCACGTCTGCGTTGGCTTCACGGAGTCGGGCTGCTTTCACCCGGCGGTGACTCGCACCCTGCTCGAGTTTCGCCAAGCCTATCCCGCCCTACACGTCACGCTGCAAGAGAACAGTTCGACCAATCTCGTGGCCATGATTCGGGACGGTACGGTTGATGCCGCCTTCATCCGGCCGCCGTTCGAGGCGGACGAGGTCGTAGCCTACACCCCGTTGCTGCATGAGAGAATGGTGGTCGCGGTACCGAAGAGGCATCGACTGGCGTCGCGCAAGGCAACGACGCTCGCAGGCCTGTCCGACGAGGTTTTCGTGTTCTACCATCGAGACGTGCGGCCGGGACTGACTGATGTCGTGATCGCAGCCTGCGAACGTTCGGGCTTCCGCCCGCGGCTGAGCCAGGAAGCACCGCAACTGACCTCGACCTTGAACCTCGTGGCGGCCGGACTTGGGATTGCGATCGTGCCGGAATCGCTCAGGCATCTCAGAACAAACGACATCGTTTATCTTCGGCTGACCGGTGACGCGCCGCAGGCGGCCCTGGGACTGGCCTCTCGGGCCGATGTGCGTTCGGCGGCGCTTGGCAATTTTATCTCAGTCGCACTCAGGATCGCGCGTGATCACAAGAAATAG
- a CDS encoding isocitrate lyase/PEP mutase family protein: protein MSFKQKLQQKRAILVPGAPNALAARVITDLGFEAIYVTGAGVTNMSLGLPDLSFVDLTQIVQHTMAIRNVTDLPLVVDADTGFGNAVNVAHTVRMLERAGASAIQIEDQKMPKRCGHFAGKELITSQEMAAKVRAAVDARRSEELLIIARTDARATEGFQAALDRATRYVEAGADLIFIEAPESEDEVRRIPAALPVPQLVNLVVGGRTPIFDQAELAEIGFAMALYANVALQGAILGMQNALGALARDGRMDEDGALVASFAERQRLVRKSHYDELERRYAT from the coding sequence ATGTCATTCAAACAGAAGCTCCAGCAGAAGCGAGCCATCCTCGTGCCCGGTGCGCCCAACGCGCTCGCGGCTCGCGTGATCACCGACCTCGGCTTCGAGGCGATCTACGTGACCGGTGCCGGGGTGACCAATATGTCGCTCGGGCTTCCCGATCTGTCCTTCGTCGACCTGACGCAGATCGTTCAGCACACCATGGCAATCCGAAACGTGACCGATCTGCCGCTCGTCGTCGACGCCGACACCGGCTTCGGCAATGCCGTCAATGTGGCGCACACGGTCCGCATGCTCGAACGTGCCGGCGCCAGCGCTATCCAGATCGAAGATCAGAAAATGCCCAAGCGCTGCGGTCATTTCGCCGGCAAGGAACTGATTACATCGCAGGAGATGGCCGCAAAGGTGAGGGCGGCGGTCGATGCCCGCCGATCCGAAGAGCTTCTAATTATCGCTCGCACGGACGCGCGCGCGACTGAGGGCTTCCAGGCCGCGCTCGATCGCGCGACGCGCTATGTCGAGGCCGGCGCGGATCTCATCTTTATCGAAGCGCCGGAGAGTGAGGACGAGGTTCGGCGCATTCCCGCGGCGCTGCCGGTCCCGCAATTGGTGAATCTTGTGGTCGGCGGCCGCACCCCGATCTTCGACCAGGCCGAATTGGCAGAGATCGGATTCGCCATGGCGCTCTACGCGAACGTGGCGTTGCAGGGGGCCATCCTGGGAATGCAGAACGCACTGGGGGCGCTGGCCAGGGACGGGCGCATGGATGAGGACGGTGCGCTCGTGGCGAGCTTCGCCGAACGGCAGCGTCTGGTTCGAAAGAGCCACTATGACGAACTCGAGCGTCGCTATGCGACGTAA
- a CDS encoding MFS transporter, whose translation MDAASGKRFAVTTVQLRSIVGGCVGNLIEWYDFLVYSIFSIYFASSFFPQGDQTAQLLNVTAVAAVGYVARPLGSWLMGRYADRRGRRLTLAVSVSFMCFGSLLIAVTPTYAMIGVVAPALLVVARLLQGLSMGGEYGTSATYLSEMAPKDRRGFFVGFLQVSVVSGQLAALALLLLLQHAILRPGQMEAWGWRIPFVIGGIFALFALYLRRGIAETDAFRETGIKEQSRGSMATLLAHWRLILLAIGITVGGTISFYTYTVYMQKFMVNTVGMTKEAASLTTAAALLCYLPLQPLFGLVSDLVGRRPVMIFFGAAGTILTVPLLTAMSHAGSAWEAFALNFAALFILSGFTSIHMLVKSELFPAEIRALGVGLPYAITTAILGGTTEWVALQFKAMGREEWFYWYVTGAILISLVVYLIMPETRRTSRLDGATTAGHHRAAR comes from the coding sequence ATGGATGCTGCGTCCGGAAAACGGTTCGCTGTGACAACAGTCCAGCTGCGATCCATCGTGGGCGGATGCGTTGGGAACCTGATCGAATGGTACGACTTCCTCGTCTACTCGATATTCTCGATCTATTTCGCCAGTTCGTTCTTTCCTCAGGGCGACCAGACCGCCCAATTGCTCAACGTCACCGCGGTAGCGGCGGTTGGCTATGTCGCGCGGCCACTCGGCAGCTGGCTGATGGGCCGCTACGCCGACCGAAGGGGGCGACGGCTGACGCTTGCCGTGTCCGTCTCCTTCATGTGCTTTGGCTCCCTCCTGATCGCGGTGACACCGACATATGCGATGATTGGCGTCGTTGCACCCGCTCTTCTGGTGGTGGCGCGCCTGCTCCAGGGTTTGAGCATGGGTGGTGAGTACGGCACCAGTGCCACCTATCTGAGCGAGATGGCGCCGAAGGATCGCCGCGGCTTTTTCGTTGGATTCTTGCAGGTCAGCGTCGTATCCGGCCAGCTCGCCGCACTTGCTCTTCTCCTGCTCTTGCAGCACGCGATCCTTCGTCCCGGACAAATGGAGGCTTGGGGCTGGCGCATTCCATTCGTCATCGGCGGCATCTTCGCGCTCTTTGCCCTCTACCTGCGACGCGGTATCGCCGAAACCGATGCCTTCCGGGAGACCGGGATCAAGGAGCAGAGCCGCGGATCAATGGCGACCCTCCTCGCGCATTGGAGGCTGATCCTGCTGGCGATCGGCATCACGGTGGGTGGAACAATCTCGTTCTATACTTACACGGTCTACATGCAGAAATTCATGGTCAACACCGTCGGCATGACGAAGGAAGCGGCCTCGCTCACCACCGCAGCGGCTCTTTTGTGTTATCTGCCTCTTCAACCTCTGTTTGGCCTGGTATCCGATCTCGTTGGACGCCGCCCGGTGATGATTTTCTTCGGCGCCGCCGGTACGATCCTGACCGTTCCGCTTCTGACCGCCATGAGCCATGCCGGCAGCGCGTGGGAAGCATTTGCCCTGAATTTTGCGGCTCTCTTCATTCTCAGCGGCTTCACCTCGATCCACATGCTGGTCAAGTCCGAACTCTTTCCCGCCGAGATTCGGGCCCTCGGCGTCGGGTTGCCATATGCGATCACCACGGCGATCCTTGGCGGGACCACCGAATGGGTCGCGCTCCAGTTCAAAGCCATGGGTCGCGAGGAATGGTTCTACTGGTATGTCACGGGTGCCATTCTGATCTCGCTCGTCGTCTACCTGATCATGCCGGAGACGCGTCGAACATCGCGACTTGATGGCGCGACGACCGCAGGCCACCACCGGGCCGCGCGATGA
- a CDS encoding carbohydrate porin — translation MSVCAGGQVAHAADLTFPSRGTGTAPAPVPWLFGDWDGARTKLSNAGIDFQFGYTSEIAGNATGGQRQQAAYTDQWVFGTTFDLTKLGVVPGGTVQVTWTDRNGSNLSDDARLGTLQQVQEVFGRGQTLRLTQFWYDQKFIDGAADWKIGRITFGEDFASFACDFQNLTFCGAQPGNLVGNYIYNWPVSQWATRLKFNLQGFGYFQFGVFDANPNYLKVQQSALPVFYSGSTGILIPAELAWLPKFGGLQGSYKFGGWYDTSTAPDVVTDINGNPAVLSGQPLLQSRGRYGIYVSFLQQVIRPSRADSAGTLSLFLNATMADRRTSTTDYQIAGGLTYTGPFQSRPEDDIGFAIGTTHVNSRVAWSEELQNLAGLGPVAVQSNEYALELYYTWRPLTGLQIRPNIQYVIDPGGTTANPNALVFGLKTVANF, via the coding sequence ATGTCAGTCTGCGCAGGCGGCCAGGTCGCCCACGCCGCCGATCTGACGTTTCCCAGTCGTGGGACCGGCACTGCACCGGCACCGGTGCCCTGGCTGTTCGGCGACTGGGACGGTGCGAGAACCAAGCTGTCGAATGCAGGCATCGATTTTCAGTTCGGCTACACCAGCGAGATCGCCGGCAATGCAACGGGCGGTCAGCGGCAACAGGCGGCCTACACCGATCAATGGGTATTCGGCACGACGTTCGATCTGACCAAGCTGGGTGTCGTGCCCGGCGGCACGGTCCAGGTCACATGGACGGACCGCAACGGCAGCAATTTGAGCGATGACGCCCGCCTCGGCACGTTGCAGCAGGTACAGGAGGTGTTCGGACGCGGCCAGACGCTGCGGCTCACGCAATTCTGGTACGACCAAAAATTCATCGACGGAGCGGCCGACTGGAAGATCGGGCGGATCACCTTCGGCGAGGATTTCGCATCGTTCGCGTGCGATTTCCAGAACCTGACCTTCTGTGGCGCGCAACCCGGCAACCTCGTCGGAAACTACATCTACAACTGGCCAGTCAGCCAATGGGCCACCCGGCTGAAATTCAACTTGCAGGGCTTCGGCTATTTTCAGTTTGGTGTGTTCGACGCCAATCCCAATTACCTGAAGGTGCAGCAATCAGCTCTTCCGGTGTTCTATTCGGGATCCACCGGCATTCTCATCCCGGCGGAACTCGCCTGGCTGCCGAAGTTCGGCGGCCTTCAAGGCAGCTACAAGTTCGGCGGCTGGTATGACACATCGACCGCCCCTGACGTGGTCACCGACATCAACGGCAACCCGGCCGTCCTCTCGGGACAGCCGCTGCTACAGAGCCGCGGGCGTTACGGTATCTACGTCAGCTTCCTCCAGCAGGTGATCCGGCCATCGCGAGCAGATTCAGCGGGCACGCTGAGCCTGTTCCTGAACGCGACGATGGCCGACCGCCGAACGTCGACCACCGATTATCAGATCGCCGGTGGCCTGACCTATACCGGTCCATTCCAGTCCCGACCCGAGGATGACATCGGATTTGCGATCGGCACCACCCACGTCAACAGCCGTGTCGCCTGGTCGGAAGAACTGCAAAATCTGGCGGGCCTCGGTCCGGTCGCGGTCCAGAGCAACGAATACGCCCTGGAGCTCTACTACACTTGGCGGCCGCTCACCGGCCTGCAGATACGACCGAACATCCAATACGTGATTGACCCCGGCGGCACGACCGCGAATCCGAACGCATTGGTGTTCGGACTGAAGACGGTTGCGAATTTCTGA